The nucleotide window TTGTAAAAGATAATGAGCTTATAGTAGGCACTCTAAAAAATCAAGACTATCCTCTCTTAGAGAGTATTTTTCATAATTATAAAATAAAACCCATTGCCATAGACAGGGATAAATTTGATATATTTTTTGCAAAAATTACAAAAGCTAAAAGCCTGGAGCCACTTTATTTACAAGTAAAAACAGAGCTACAAAGCGGAATAAAAATAGAACAGCCGTCCATAATGAAGCTAATAAACGCAATTTTAAGTGAGTGCGTGAGCCTTAATGCCTCTGATATTCACATAGAGCCAAACGAACATAGCTGCATAATAAGAACCCGCATAGACGGCGAGCTGGTGCCTATTTTTACATTTGGGATTGAGATTTACGACGCGCTTTGCGCTAGAATAAAATTGCTAGCTGGGCTTGACATAGCAGAAAAAAGAGCACCGCAAGACGGTAGATTTTCTATGGAATTTAAAGACACAAGCTGCGATTTTAGAGTCTCGACGCTGCCACTTATATACAAAGAAAGTCTGGTTTTGCGTATACTTTACAAAACCAAAACCATGTTAAAACTAAAAGACTTAGGATTACATGAAGCAAACCTAGACCTACTAAAACAAGCCATATCACGCCCAAATGGGCTAATGCTGGTTACTGGTCCAACTGGCTGTGGCAAAAGTACAACTCTTTATGCAGCGATAAATCACATAAAAAATTGGGGCAAAAAGATAATAACCATAGAAAACCCTGTAGAATATCGCCTAGAAAAAGTACAACAAGTCTCAGTTGATGAGACGCTGGAATTTGGACTTGCGCTTAGAGCGATTTTAAGGCAAGACCCAGACGTAATAATGATAGGGGAAATAAGAGATCCTAGCACGCTAAACACAAGTATACAAGCAGCCCTTTCTGGACATTTAGTGCTCTCCACCCTTCACACCAACGACGCACTTGGGGCGATAATCCGCATGAACGACCTAGGTGCGGCAAACTACCTCATAGCCTCTAGCTTAAGCGCAGTTATGGCGCAAAGACTACTTAGAAAACTATGTCCGCATTGCAAAAAGCAAACTAATCCATCACTTGAAATTTTAAGCAGCCTAAATATACCAAACCAGCAAGAAGTTAAATTTTATGAGCCAACAGGCTGTGAAAAATGCGCTCACACGGGCTATCTTGGGCGCATAATGGTAAGCGAAATAGTGCTAATGGATGAAATCTTATCCACATTGATAACAAAAAATGCAAGCAAGGAGGAGCTAAGAAAGACAATAGAGGGAAAAAGCCAAACTATGATACAAAACGCCATCCATCTTGTTGAAAATGGCATTACAAGTATAGAAGAAGTGATTAAAAGCTTAGGCGAGCTTTAGCCCGCCAAAAGTCTCTTATTTTACCTCTTCGACCATAGCGTCATATAGTCTAAATATCTCTTTGCTTACTGTCTCAGCCTTTGCAAAACGCTCGACAAATTTATTCATATTTGAGTTATTATAGCCGTGTTTTGCATCGTCTATATTCTGATTGATAAGCCCTACAAGCTCATTGATAGGACGCTCTAGCTTAGCATATGATGACGCTTTTTCAAATTTATCACGGCAAGCACCCTCATACCACTCTTTAAGCTCATTTGCCATAGCAGATAGATCGGAAGTGTTTTCTTTTTCATTAATAACCGCAGAATACGCACTTGTCTTATAAACTATCTGAGAAATTTTAGCTATTATACTTGATGTTTTATCCTCAACATATTTTGATGTAG belongs to Campylobacter sp. 19-13652 and includes:
- a CDS encoding GspE/PulE family protein is translated as MSENKIDFDLSLACKLSTQMIKNTGSMPLFVKDNELIVGTLKNQDYPLLESIFHNYKIKPIAIDRDKFDIFFAKITKAKSLEPLYLQVKTELQSGIKIEQPSIMKLINAILSECVSLNASDIHIEPNEHSCIIRTRIDGELVPIFTFGIEIYDALCARIKLLAGLDIAEKRAPQDGRFSMEFKDTSCDFRVSTLPLIYKESLVLRILYKTKTMLKLKDLGLHEANLDLLKQAISRPNGLMLVTGPTGCGKSTTLYAAINHIKNWGKKIITIENPVEYRLEKVQQVSVDETLEFGLALRAILRQDPDVIMIGEIRDPSTLNTSIQAALSGHLVLSTLHTNDALGAIIRMNDLGAANYLIASSLSAVMAQRLLRKLCPHCKKQTNPSLEILSSLNIPNQQEVKFYEPTGCEKCAHTGYLGRIMVSEIVLMDEILSTLITKNASKEELRKTIEGKSQTMIQNAIHLVENGITSIEEVIKSLGEL